The Allofrancisella frigidaquae genome has a segment encoding these proteins:
- a CDS encoding TSUP family transporter gives MQEFLTDHFFLLCIFIVSMGFLASFIDAIAGGGGLISVPALSMVGLPITVTLGTNKLQASIGTAMATFKYYKSGLIDFKTVIRGLVAGFIGACFGTIMALVINNEFMNYIVPVLLIVVFLFSIFNKNLGVNVGKKRMSEMAFFIIFGFLLSAYDGFFGPGTGNFWIIAIVYFLGYTFLQASGYAKVLNLKSNLFSLMIFIASGHVNIFYGLMMAVGSFFGGWVGSRKVILRGSSLVRPMFIIVVGVTIFTFIFSKIS, from the coding sequence ATGCAAGAGTTTTTAACAGATCATTTTTTCTTATTATGTATATTTATAGTTTCGATGGGCTTTTTAGCAAGTTTTATAGATGCTATAGCTGGTGGTGGAGGACTTATTAGTGTTCCTGCTTTGAGTATGGTTGGTTTGCCTATTACAGTTACACTTGGGACTAATAAGCTACAAGCTAGTATTGGTACAGCAATGGCTACCTTCAAATACTACAAAAGTGGGCTTATAGATTTTAAAACAGTTATTAGAGGATTAGTTGCTGGATTTATAGGAGCATGTTTTGGCACTATAATGGCACTAGTTATTAACAATGAATTTATGAACTATATTGTACCGGTACTTTTAATTGTAGTTTTCTTATTTAGTATTTTCAATAAAAACCTAGGAGTTAATGTAGGTAAAAAAAGAATGTCAGAGATGGCATTTTTTATTATTTTTGGTTTTCTACTAAGTGCTTATGATGGTTTTTTTGGTCCAGGAACAGGTAACTTTTGGATTATAGCTATAGTTTATTTTTTAGGATACACGTTTTTACAAGCTTCTGGATATGCCAAAGTACTTAATTTAAAAAGTAACTTATTCTCATTAATGATATTTATAGCATCTGGTCATGTAAATATATTTTATGGCTTGATGATGGCTGTGGGAAGCTTTTTTGGTGGCTGGGTCGGCTCAAGAAAGGTTATATTAAGAGGATCAAGTTTAGTTAGGCCAATGTTTATAATAGTTGTTGGTGTTACAATATTTACATTTATTTTTA